Below is a genomic region from Armatimonadota bacterium.
AACAAGATCAATCACTCGCCGGAGACGGTGACTCCGAAAGGGTTGAACACGGCGGATTGGAACATGTACACCATCCGCTGGTACCCGGATCACACGGATTGGCTGGTAAACGGAACCCTGGTTCGCACGAGCAAGGACGCCGTTCCCAACGCACCAACGCCCATCCGATTCAATTTCTGGGCAGCGGCGAAGTCGTGGACGGAGGCGTACTCGGCGGAGTATCAACCGACTGCCGATCCGTCCAAGAACCAGGTTTGTACCTACGAGATCGACTATGTTGAGGTCAAGCGGCTTCCGTAGAGAGCACTTTTGACTCGAGGAGCCAGGCCAACATCATGCCAACTGGAGGTCCAACCAGATACACCCAAAGGGTTCCGTAAGTCGCCGAACCACCGACGAGATCCGGCCCGAGGGAACGAGCAGAGTTCATCGAGCCTCCGGTGATGTTTCCACCCATCATGACGAGCAACACCACTGTGAGCCCGATCACCAACGGAGCAAACGAGTTCTCTTTGCGGATCACCGCGAAGATGACAGCCATGAGAATGGCCGAAAGGACGGTCTCGGTGCCAACGTTTCGAATTGCCTGATCCGGGGCCGCCGGGACGTGAGTTCCGAATGCCCCACCAAAGAGGAGCAGACCCAGCAGTCTGGCGGCTAGGCCGCCGAGAAATTGAGCCGCCATGTAAGGAATCGCATCCTTCTTGTCATGCTTGCCACTTAGAGTGAGCGCAAGCGTTACGGCCGGATTGAACTGGGCACCCGAGGTCGGGCCAAAGATGTAGATCATCGCTGTCACCGCGAGTCCGGAGACCCAGGCGGCGATGGCGAGATCGGTCTTTGCTGCCGACGCCATGACGGGAGCAAAGACGATTCCAAACGTCCCGAGGAACTCGGCAACGAGCTTTCTGTTCAACCCATCTCCTCCAGGAGTTTCACCATGTGTCCTCGAATCTGGTCACGGATCACGCGAACAGTCTCGATCCCCTGTCCGGCGGGGTCATCGAGACCCCAATCTTCGGTGAGGATGAACTTGGCGGGACATGCGGCGGCATCGACGCCGCAACCCATTGAGATGATTTTGTCCGCACCATCGACCATGTCTTGGGTCATCAGCTTCGGATGCTGCCCTTCCATGCTGATTCCGAGTTCCGCCATGGCTTCGACGGCCATTGGGTTGAGCTGCTTTCCACCGACAGTTCCGGCGGATTCGCCCTTGATGTCAAGACCCCGAGCTTTGGCCTCATGATTCACGAAGGCCTCAGCCATTTGAGAACGACCTGCGTTATGGACGCAGAGGAAGATGACGGTCTTCATTTGCAGCACTCCGTTCCGCAGCAGGCTCCCTCTTTCGGCTTAGATGCGCGGATGAAGGCTCCCATGATCCGACCATCGAGGTTCGACTTTTCGTCGGCGGAAAGGGCGCTGACCTCTGGCGAAGTGCAGGTCGTGGCCTCAAGGTCGGCGAAGGTGTAGCGGCGAGTCGGTTCGATCGATGCATTCTCAAATCCAGCGTTCGCGAGCTTTCCGAGATACTCGCTGTACTCCATAGCTCCGGCGACGCAGCCAATGAAAGCCTCCATGTCAGCCCGAACTGCAGGAGGAAGTTCGCCCTCAACGACAACGTCGGAAACAGCGAAGCGTCCACCGGGCTTGAGGACGCGGAATGCTTCGCGAAGGACGGCGTCTTTGTCGC
It encodes:
- a CDS encoding aquaporin; translated protein: MNRKLVAEFLGTFGIVFAPVMASAAKTDLAIAAWVSGLAVTAMIYIFGPTSGAQFNPAVTLALTLSGKHDKKDAIPYMAAQFLGGLAARLLGLLLFGGAFGTHVPAAPDQAIRNVGTETVLSAILMAVIFAVIRKENSFAPLVIGLTVVLLVMMGGNITGGSMNSARSLGPDLVGGSATYGTLWVYLVGPPVGMMLAWLLESKVLSTEAA
- a CDS encoding arsenate reductase ArsC, producing MKTVIFLCVHNAGRSQMAEAFVNHEAKARGLDIKGESAGTVGGKQLNPMAVEAMAELGISMEGQHPKLMTQDMVDGADKIISMGCGVDAAACPAKFILTEDWGLDDPAGQGIETVRVIRDQIRGHMVKLLEEMG